The Acidobacteriota bacterium genome contains a region encoding:
- a CDS encoding GNAT family N-acetyltransferase: MDETSIPDYTIRACSTVEDFTGCLNLQRKVWEFSDLDITPLRTFVITRHSGGVTFGAFDRDNQLVGFCHMLPAFDETLKPYFYSQMLAVEPELQNAGIGMKLKLAQREFALKIGIPLVTWTFDPLQSRNAHLNINKLGCVIRKYTVNYYGNVSTSALHQGLDTDRLFAEWWVGSQRVTEALAGKRRTDTPEAALEIPRDIDELKKQDLTEARRWQLQLRADFQKLLNEGLYCAGFEANPNGNSRYLFFKDEHQEEN, encoded by the coding sequence ATGGATGAAACCTCAATTCCCGATTACACAATTCGCGCCTGTTCGACAGTCGAAGACTTCACTGGCTGTCTGAACCTGCAACGCAAAGTCTGGGAGTTTTCCGATCTGGATATTACGCCGCTCAGAACCTTTGTCATCACGCGCCACAGCGGCGGCGTAACCTTCGGAGCCTTTGACCGCGATAATCAACTGGTCGGCTTTTGCCATATGCTTCCGGCGTTCGATGAAACCTTGAAGCCGTACTTTTACTCTCAGATGCTGGCCGTCGAACCCGAACTGCAAAACGCTGGCATCGGCATGAAACTGAAACTGGCGCAGCGGGAATTTGCCCTGAAAATCGGCATCCCACTGGTTACCTGGACATTCGACCCGCTGCAATCGCGCAACGCGCATTTGAACATCAATAAACTCGGTTGCGTGATCCGAAAGTACACAGTGAATTATTACGGAAACGTCAGCACCAGTGCGCTCCACCAAGGATTGGACACCGACCGGCTGTTCGCCGAATGGTGGGTCGGCTCGCAAAGAGTGACCGAGGCTCTTGCCGGAAAGCGGCGCACCGACACGCCGGAAGCCGCCCTGGAAATTCCGCGCGACATTGATGAACTGAAAAAACAGGATTTGACCGAAGCTCGCCGCTGGCAGCTTCAGCTTCGCGCAGATTTCCAAAAACTCCTGAACGAAGGGCTGTACTGCGCCGGGTTTGAAGCCAATCCGAATGGCAACAGTCGCTACCTGTTTTTCAAAGATGAACATCAAGAGGAGAATTGA
- a CDS encoding HAMP domain-containing protein, giving the protein MKPAGQFKLFASFRVQMIAFIAAILIVTMVVISLINQPLEKRTTEQVDEYIRTIPLATDLAFRTLNVGSFMFDEVNKPGGLRIDSESIIRHIIITDKNGKIIDSTDKQDLGRQIKPFIEGAPKVQSGDLRQDFHSRQNSQSKTLELSTETDAGVRKIYVIISMDRLNRVKQAVERDRLIAFAGFGVVLIVLIAVFSRRFTQPITDLGLAARRVTAGNLDVEVPVKGPEEVSALSKTFNEMLTVLRRSQELEEELQRAERSAVIGRLASGIAHEIRNPLNFINLSIDHLRETFAPANETQKAQYKHILTTIKDELARLNQLVTDFLSYGRPAKLKLRELDARALIQEVRDLVIAKADEQGVKINIDSNGFVDTKLIADGEQLKTCFSNLMINAVQAMPGGGELDVNLMPNGDRIEIEFTDTGIGILPEALEQIFEPYYSTKETGIGLGLPLTKKIIEEHGGQIEVESEVGIGTSFIVTLPRKNN; this is encoded by the coding sequence ATGAAACCTGCCGGTCAATTCAAACTTTTTGCCAGCTTTCGTGTTCAAATGATCGCGTTTATTGCCGCCATCCTGATCGTTACGATGGTCGTGATTTCGCTGATCAACCAGCCGCTGGAAAAACGAACGACCGAACAGGTGGACGAATACATTCGCACGATTCCCCTGGCGACCGACCTGGCGTTCCGAACGCTGAATGTCGGTTCCTTCATGTTCGATGAAGTCAACAAACCCGGCGGGTTGCGGATTGATTCCGAAAGCATCATTCGCCATATCATCATCACGGATAAAAATGGAAAGATCATTGACAGCACGGACAAACAGGATTTGGGGCGGCAGATCAAACCCTTTATCGAAGGCGCGCCGAAAGTGCAATCCGGCGATTTGCGACAGGATTTTCACTCTAGGCAAAATAGTCAAAGCAAGACCTTGGAGCTTTCGACAGAAACCGACGCTGGCGTTCGTAAAATTTACGTTATCATTTCCATGGATCGGTTGAATCGCGTCAAACAAGCCGTCGAACGCGACCGGTTGATCGCTTTTGCAGGATTTGGAGTCGTATTGATTGTTCTGATTGCGGTATTCAGTCGCCGGTTCACGCAACCGATTACCGATCTTGGACTGGCCGCTCGCCGCGTGACCGCAGGAAATCTGGATGTCGAAGTTCCGGTCAAAGGCCCGGAAGAAGTCAGCGCGCTGTCGAAAACCTTCAATGAGATGCTGACCGTGTTGCGTCGAAGCCAGGAATTGGAAGAAGAACTTCAACGCGCTGAACGTTCGGCGGTGATTGGTCGGCTGGCATCCGGCATCGCGCACGAAATTCGCAATCCGCTGAATTTCATCAATCTTTCGATTGACCACCTGCGGGAAACCTTTGCTCCGGCAAACGAAACTCAGAAAGCGCAGTACAAACACATTCTGACCACGATCAAGGATGAGCTGGCGCGGTTGAATCAATTGGTGACGGATTTTTTGAGCTACGGGCGTCCGGCAAAACTCAAATTACGCGAACTGGATGCGCGCGCGCTGATCCAGGAAGTGCGCGATCTGGTCATTGCCAAAGCGGACGAACAGGGAGTCAAAATCAATATTGACTCCAATGGATTCGTAGATACGAAACTAATCGCCGACGGCGAACAGTTAAAAACCTGTTTTTCAAATTTGATGATCAACGCCGTTCAAGCTATGCCGGGTGGCGGCGAATTGGATGTGAATTTGATGCCGAATGGCGACCGGATCGAAATCGAATTCACCGATACGGGGATTGGCATTTTGCCAGAAGCTTTGGAACAGATTTTCGAGCCGTATTATTCGACCAAAGAAACTGGTATTGGATTGGGGTTGCCGCTGACCAAAAAGATTATCGAAGAGCACGGCGGCCAAATCGAAGTGGAAAGCGAAGTCGGCATCGGCACGTCGTTCATTGTGACCTTGCCGCGCAAAAATAATTGA
- a CDS encoding stage II sporulation protein M → MAENFIEKRKVNWKRLEELIDQVRSVRGLRSLGREEVRELGRSYRRAATDLAIARVESRDQRLVSYLNNLVIRAHGMIYRSESKGVRSIFDFYWYEFPVIFRRTFQYTLATFLIFVTIGACSFFATWRNDDFADFAYVPAHLVESVKGHQRWWERLNDEAPPGAAFIIANNIGVSLKAFAFSIVPILGTVGVLMPSALQIGSLQALMIKHGMMGTFWNFGFGHAVLEFAAIFIASGAGLMIGLSLIAPGERTRREALIERSVTAIRLLVGCIPLLIVAGMIEGFISPLPLQSRYKIAVSVASAVMLAAYLLKPSRKDLSGE, encoded by the coding sequence ATGGCGGAAAACTTCATCGAAAAACGCAAAGTCAACTGGAAGCGGTTGGAAGAGTTGATTGATCAGGTGCGAAGCGTGCGTGGGCTGCGAAGTCTTGGGCGGGAAGAAGTCCGGGAGTTGGGGCGCAGTTATCGTCGAGCAGCGACGGACCTGGCGATTGCCCGCGTCGAATCTCGCGATCAACGGTTGGTGAGTTATCTCAATAACCTGGTGATTCGCGCGCATGGGATGATTTATCGCTCGGAATCCAAAGGCGTGCGTTCGATCTTCGATTTTTACTGGTATGAGTTTCCAGTCATTTTTCGCCGCACGTTTCAGTACACCTTGGCGACTTTTTTGATCTTTGTGACGATCGGGGCCTGCTCGTTCTTCGCCACCTGGCGAAACGATGATTTTGCCGACTTCGCTTACGTGCCTGCGCATTTGGTCGAATCCGTCAAAGGCCATCAACGTTGGTGGGAGCGATTGAACGATGAAGCTCCGCCTGGCGCGGCGTTCATCATTGCCAACAATATTGGCGTCAGTTTGAAAGCGTTTGCCTTCAGCATTGTGCCAATTCTGGGAACAGTCGGAGTGTTGATGCCATCGGCGCTGCAAATCGGCTCGCTGCAAGCCCTGATGATCAAGCACGGAATGATGGGGACATTCTGGAATTTCGGCTTTGGCCACGCAGTGCTGGAATTTGCGGCGATCTTCATTGCCAGCGGAGCTGGTTTGATGATCGGATTGTCGCTGATTGCTCCGGGCGAACGAACCCGGCGTGAAGCTTTGATCGAACGAAGTGTGACGGCAATTCGTTTACTGGTTGGCTGTATCCCGCTGCTGATCGTTGCCGGAATGATTGAAGGATTCATTTCCCCGTTGCCTTTGCAGTCGCGTTACAAGATCGCAGTTTCAGTGGCCTCGGCGGTGATGTTGGCGGCTTATTTGCTGAAACCGTCCCGCAAGGACTTGAGCGGAGAGTGA
- a CDS encoding efflux RND transporter permease subunit, producing MEHGHNNNEIIKSKRNISRFFVEQRHIAWVMLIAVCVWGVYSYKSMPQRKDPDTPVKTAVAITLWPGASAEKIEQLVTRKVEEKIAQNANVEKIRSISRTNFSAVYVDLDENFPGPQIGKEFDDIALKLGALTDLPEGAGPVKFIKDFGDTSALMLTVASPKVSEAEIDLRAKAVSEAIARHRQEYAPGGTRFTIVSSLTHPISPRIVQDPLNLLADYLKEKGVANDLHVITEPGFVGVDGVTGASDETLLNHARQFINERLQAADFHPDSWPPVVIRDPHEARAKLGAVAGDKYSYRDMDDFTDKIEKTLKGLPQASKVSRAGILPERVFLLYSQERIASYGLQPGDLSNILRARNITPAGPQLEAVGKNFSIDPSGEFKSEREIGDVAIARTEQEAPVYLRDVVDVQRGYDSPARFLNYYDWHDANGDWQRSRAITIAVQMRPGGYIGEFGQSVDAALAEVKKQLPEDLIMARTSDQPRQVTENVGLFMNSLYEAIFLVVIVALIGFWDWRSALLMGLAIPITLFITFGMSHMLGIDLQQVSIATLIIALGLLVDVPVVSGDAIKNSLGEGLPPLIASWLGPTKLITAIIFATLTNIVAYLPFLTLPGGTGEFLYSLPIVLTCSLVAALIVAMTFIPFLGYFLMKPKPEPPIEERRKKGFPAFYYRVGEWAINHRWKVLVGSLVLLAGSGLVASQLKTDFFPKDLSYLSYLDVWLPEDAPLSATNEAARHAEEVVREVAAEYGKEHAEDGKPREVLKSLTTFVGGGGPRFWFSVSPEMQQLNYAQVIIEVNDKHDTNHLVGLMQKALDEQVPGARIDVRQLDTGKPIAMPVEIRISGDDMAALRQEADKVKTILRATPYAQRVRDDWGEESFAVKLETDADRANAAGLTNLDVAASSATGISGAQVTTLREGDKQIPVVARLRMEERAQLADVQNLYVYSLQGDQKAPLRQVSSIEYGMQSEKVRRRNQFRTITVSCMAEAGHLPSEIMSAAREQLMAFAEQLPPGYRMEIGGSEEEQVKGFKNLVVVLLISLVAIYLSLVYQFKNAIKPFVVFAAVPYGIAGGLVALWIMGTPFGFMAFLGIISLVGLIVSHIIVLFDFIEEKHAEGMPLKEAVLDAGIMRLRPVMITVLALVIALVPLAMHGGPLWEPMCYAQMGGMMVATFVTLLLVPVIYTIFVLDLKLIKWETTETAKQTEPEATALATGN from the coding sequence ATGGAACACGGTCACAATAACAACGAGATCATCAAAAGCAAGCGCAACATCTCACGCTTTTTCGTCGAACAGCGGCATATCGCCTGGGTCATGCTGATCGCCGTCTGCGTCTGGGGCGTGTACAGCTATAAGAGCATGCCCCAGCGCAAAGACCCGGATACGCCGGTCAAAACCGCCGTCGCCATCACGCTGTGGCCCGGCGCGAGCGCGGAGAAGATCGAACAACTGGTGACCAGGAAGGTCGAAGAGAAGATCGCGCAGAACGCCAACGTGGAGAAAATCCGCTCGATCTCGCGCACCAACTTTTCGGCGGTCTACGTGGACCTGGACGAGAACTTTCCCGGCCCGCAGATTGGCAAGGAGTTCGACGACATCGCGCTCAAACTCGGCGCGCTCACCGATCTGCCGGAAGGCGCAGGCCCCGTAAAGTTCATCAAGGACTTCGGCGATACTTCGGCGCTGATGCTCACTGTCGCCAGTCCGAAGGTGAGCGAGGCGGAGATTGATCTGCGCGCGAAGGCCGTCAGTGAAGCCATCGCACGTCACCGGCAAGAGTACGCCCCGGGCGGGACGCGCTTCACGATCGTCAGCAGCCTCACCCACCCGATCAGCCCCCGCATCGTGCAAGACCCGCTCAACCTGTTGGCCGATTATCTCAAAGAGAAGGGGGTGGCTAACGACCTGCACGTCATCACGGAGCCAGGCTTCGTCGGCGTGGACGGCGTGACAGGCGCGAGCGATGAAACGCTGCTCAACCACGCGCGGCAGTTCATCAACGAGCGGTTGCAGGCCGCCGATTTTCACCCGGATAGCTGGCCTCCGGTGGTGATCCGCGACCCGCACGAGGCGCGCGCAAAGCTCGGCGCGGTCGCGGGCGACAAATACAGCTACCGCGATATGGATGATTTCACCGATAAGATCGAGAAGACGCTCAAAGGGCTTCCGCAGGCTTCGAAGGTGTCGCGCGCGGGCATTCTGCCGGAGCGAGTCTTTCTACTGTACTCGCAAGAGCGCATCGCCTCTTACGGCCTGCAGCCCGGCGACCTGTCGAACATTCTGCGCGCGCGCAACATCACACCGGCAGGCCCGCAACTGGAAGCCGTGGGCAAAAACTTCTCCATTGATCCTTCCGGCGAGTTCAAGAGTGAACGGGAGATTGGCGACGTGGCGATTGCGCGCACGGAGCAGGAAGCGCCCGTTTACCTGCGCGACGTGGTGGACGTACAGCGCGGGTATGACAGCCCGGCCAGATTCCTGAACTATTACGACTGGCACGACGCAAACGGTGATTGGCAACGCAGCCGCGCCATCACCATCGCCGTGCAGATGCGTCCCGGCGGATATATCGGCGAATTCGGCCAGAGCGTTGATGCGGCGCTGGCTGAAGTGAAGAAGCAGTTGCCTGAAGACCTGATTATGGCGCGCACCTCCGACCAGCCGCGACAGGTCACGGAAAACGTCGGCTTGTTCATGAACAGCCTCTATGAAGCGATCTTCCTGGTGGTGATTGTTGCGCTGATCGGTTTCTGGGACTGGCGTTCGGCGCTGCTGATGGGGTTGGCGATCCCGATTACGCTCTTCATCACCTTCGGCATGTCGCACATGCTGGGGATTGACCTGCAACAGGTTTCCATCGCCACGCTGATCATTGCGCTGGGCCTGCTGGTGGACGTGCCGGTGGTTTCCGGCGATGCGATTAAGAACTCGCTGGGAGAGGGATTGCCGCCGCTCATCGCCTCGTGGCTGGGGCCTACCAAACTCATCACGGCGATCATTTTCGCCACCCTTACCAACATCGTCGCGTATCTGCCGTTCCTGACGTTGCCGGGAGGCACGGGCGAATTTTTGTACAGCCTGCCGATTGTGCTGACCTGTTCTTTGGTGGCGGCCTTGATCGTGGCGATGACGTTCATCCCGTTCCTCGGCTACTTTTTGATGAAGCCCAAGCCGGAGCCGCCGATTGAGGAACGGCGCAAGAAAGGCTTCCCCGCGTTTTATTACCGCGTCGGCGAATGGGCGATCAATCACCGCTGGAAGGTGCTCGTCGGCTCGCTCGTTCTGCTCGCCGGGAGCGGGCTGGTTGCCAGCCAACTCAAAACCGATTTTTTCCCGAAAGACCTTTCTTACCTCTCTTACCTGGATGTGTGGCTACCGGAAGACGCGCCGCTTTCGGCGACCAATGAGGCCGCGCGGCACGCGGAGGAAGTGGTGCGCGAGGTGGCCGCAGAATATGGGAAAGAGCACGCTGAAGATGGCAAACCGCGTGAAGTCCTGAAATCGCTGACCACCTTTGTTGGCGGCGGCGGCCCGCGCTTCTGGTTCTCGGTCTCGCCTGAAATGCAACAGCTCAACTACGCGCAGGTCATCATCGAGGTCAACGACAAGCACGACACGAACCACCTCGTTGGCCTGATGCAGAAGGCGCTGGATGAACAAGTGCCGGGCGCGCGCATTGACGTGCGACAGCTTGATACAGGCAAACCCATCGCGATGCCGGTCGAAATTCGCATCTCCGGCGACGACATGGCCGCGCTGCGCCAGGAAGCGGATAAGGTGAAAACGATCCTGCGCGCCACGCCCTACGCCCAGCGCGTCCGTGACGACTGGGGCGAGGAGAGTTTCGCCGTCAAGCTCGAAACCGACGCTGACCGCGCGAATGCGGCGGGACTCACCAACCTGGACGTAGCTGCTTCCTCGGCAACAGGAATCAGCGGCGCGCAGGTGACGACGCTGCGCGAAGGCGATAAGCAGATTCCCGTCGTGGCGCGACTGCGGATGGAAGAGCGCGCGCAGTTGGCCGACGTGCAGAACCTTTACGTTTATTCGCTGCAAGGCGATCAGAAAGCGCCACTCCGGCAGGTCTCATCAATCGAATACGGGATGCAGAGCGAGAAGGTACGCCGGCGCAATCAATTCCGCACGATCACGGTTTCGTGTATGGCCGAAGCCGGTCATCTCCCCTCCGAGATCATGAGCGCCGCCCGGGAGCAGTTGATGGCTTTTGCCGAACAACTCCCGCCCGGTTACCGCATGGAGATCGGCGGATCGGAAGAAGAGCAGGTCAAGGGGTTCAAAAACCTGGTGGTCGTGCTGTTGATTTCGCTGGTGGCGATTTATCTGAGCCTGGTCTATCAGTTCAAAAACGCCATCAAGCCCTTCGTCGTCTTCGCGGCAGTGCCTTACGGCATTGCGGGCGGGCTGGTGGCGCTCTGGATTATGGGCACACCCTTCGGGTTTATGGCGTTTCTGGGGATCATCAGCCTGGTCGGGCTAATTGTCAGCCACATCATCGTGCTCTTTGATTTCATTGAAGAGAAACACGCGGAAGGCATGCCGCTGAAAGAGGCGGTGCTGGACGCGGGCATTATGCGTCTGCGTCCGGTGATGATTACGGTGCTGGCGCTGGTGATTGCGCTCGTCCCGTTGGCAATGCACGGCGGACCGCTGTGGGAACCGATGTGTTACGCGCAGATGGGCGGGATGATGGTGGCGACGTTCGTCACGCTGCTGCTGGTGCCGGTGATCTATACGATCTTCGTGCTCGACCTCAAGCTGATCAAGTGGGAAACCACCGAGACGGCGAAGCAGACCGAGCCGGAAGCAACGGCGCTGGCTACGGGAAATTGA
- a CDS encoding sigma-54-dependent Fis family transcriptional regulator: MERLMAARKILIVDDEKNQREILQMILTGEMDETGAPRYEVKTAGSGQEALRSFKHENFDLVMTDLKMAGMDGLQLLGELAQLDSSTPVILMTAHGSIETVKEALRGGAFDYLEKPLDRAKLLQVVAKAVSQMKAVDEEIIGVSDAMERVKKMIVKVAPSSSTVLIRGESGTGKERIARAIHKASPRTAERFQAVNCAAINENLLESELFGHEKGSFTGAHAEKKGLFEIADKGTLFLDEIGEVSGAMQAKLLRALQEKEITRVGGTRHIKVDVRVLAATNRDLEAMVKDGRFREDLYYRLNVIPINVPPLRQRRDDIEVLTRFFLHKHSANVARPVKLSSEAKSLLLNYSWPGNVRQLESAIERALLLAEGDEITGEDLPIEIRQTAHIEGTGGFKLPPEGISFEELERSLILQAMEQTGWNITRSAKLLGLSFRTMQYRLDKFGIKRPNRGKGEVEEEEPLDPEEL, encoded by the coding sequence ATGGAGAGACTTATGGCTGCGAGAAAAATTTTGATCGTTGATGACGAAAAGAATCAACGGGAGATTTTACAAATGATTTTGACCGGCGAAATGGACGAAACCGGCGCGCCGCGTTACGAAGTCAAAACTGCCGGTTCCGGCCAGGAAGCGCTGCGGTCATTCAAACACGAAAACTTCGACCTGGTGATGACCGATTTGAAGATGGCCGGAATGGACGGATTGCAATTGCTCGGCGAACTGGCGCAACTGGACAGCTCAACGCCAGTGATTTTGATGACGGCACACGGTTCAATCGAAACGGTCAAAGAAGCATTGCGCGGCGGGGCATTCGATTATCTGGAAAAACCGCTCGACCGCGCCAAGCTGTTGCAGGTTGTCGCCAAAGCCGTTTCCCAAATGAAAGCCGTTGATGAAGAAATCATCGGCGTTTCCGACGCGATGGAACGCGTCAAAAAGATGATTGTCAAAGTGGCGCCATCGTCTTCGACGGTCCTGATTCGCGGCGAATCCGGCACGGGCAAAGAGCGCATCGCACGCGCCATTCACAAAGCCAGCCCACGCACAGCCGAACGGTTTCAGGCGGTCAACTGCGCCGCGATCAACGAAAATCTGCTGGAATCGGAACTTTTTGGACACGAAAAGGGCAGCTTTACAGGCGCGCATGCCGAAAAGAAAGGGCTGTTTGAAATCGCCGACAAAGGCACGCTGTTTTTGGATGAAATCGGCGAAGTCAGCGGCGCAATGCAGGCCAAATTGCTGCGCGCTTTGCAGGAAAAAGAAATCACGCGTGTCGGCGGTACGCGTCATATCAAAGTGGATGTGCGCGTGCTGGCCGCGACCAATCGCGATCTGGAGGCGATGGTCAAAGACGGGCGATTTCGCGAAGATTTGTATTACCGGCTGAATGTCATTCCGATCAATGTGCCTCCGTTGCGCCAGCGCCGCGACGACATCGAAGTTTTGACCAGGTTCTTTTTGCACAAACACAGCGCCAACGTGGCCCGCCCGGTCAAACTTTCCAGCGAAGCCAAAAGTTTGTTGCTGAACTATTCCTGGCCGGGCAATGTCCGCCAATTGGAATCCGCAATTGAACGCGCGCTATTGCTGGCCGAAGGCGACGAAATCACAGGCGAAGATTTGCCCATTGAAATTCGGCAAACCGCTCACATCGAAGGCACTGGAGGTTTCAAACTGCCGCCGGAAGGCATTTCTTTTGAAGAACTGGAACGGTCGCTGATTTTGCAGGCGATGGAACAAACCGGATGGAACATCACGCGTTCGGCCAAACTGCTTGGGTTGTCGTTCCGGACGATGCAATACCGGCTGGATAAATTCGGCATCAAACGCCCGAATCGCGGCAAAGGCGAAGTTGAAGAGGAAGAGCCACTCGACCCCGAAGAACTGTGA
- the sthA gene encoding Si-specific NAD(P)(+) transhydrogenase: MTSEFIESPPVRQKKNTGSNGSDGGGGKVNPTFPLLTGHIPATNELRFDLVVIGSGPAGQKGAIAAAKLGKRVAMIDRRERIGGVSLHTGTIPSKTLREAVLYLTGYRQRAFYGRDFKLKEEISVADLAERVNTVIARESAVIREQLGRNGITLIDGTARFTGPHTLEVEGGQRTLTVEADHVLIACGTRAARPAEIPFGEEVMDADQLGQATRIPRDFIVVGAGVIGLEYASMLAALDIKVTIIDQRPAILDFVDHEIVETLSYHLRRQDAVFRLGEKVTSVAVNRRGQVQVELDSGKRLRAEGLLYAAGRQVNTDLLDLAAAGLEADERGRIAVNEHFQSAVAHIYAAGDCIGFPSLAATSMEQGRLAASHMFGQPTASRPSLLPYGIYTIPEISMVGRTEQELTAAGMPYETGVARYEEVAKGQIVGDETGMLKILFHPDTLKVLGVHAIGENATEIIHIGQTLMALDGTIEFFRDSVFNYPTFAEAYKVAGLNGLNKL, encoded by the coding sequence ATGACGTCGGAGTTCATTGAAAGCCCGCCCGTAAGGCAGAAAAAGAACACAGGGTCTAATGGAAGCGACGGCGGCGGCGGAAAGGTGAATCCCACCTTCCCGCTGCTCACGGGTCACATTCCTGCCACGAATGAACTCAGGTTTGATCTGGTCGTCATCGGCAGCGGCCCCGCCGGTCAGAAGGGTGCGATTGCGGCGGCCAAACTCGGCAAGCGCGTGGCGATGATTGACCGGCGCGAAAGGATCGGCGGGGTGTCCTTGCACACCGGAACCATCCCCAGCAAGACGCTGCGCGAAGCCGTGCTCTATTTGACCGGCTACCGCCAGCGCGCCTTTTATGGGCGCGACTTCAAACTCAAGGAGGAAATCAGCGTCGCCGATCTGGCGGAGCGCGTGAATACGGTCATCGCCCGCGAGAGCGCCGTCATCCGCGAGCAGCTTGGGCGCAACGGAATCACGCTGATTGACGGCACGGCCCGCTTTACCGGTCCGCACACGCTGGAGGTGGAAGGAGGACAGAGAACGCTGACCGTGGAAGCAGACCACGTCCTGATCGCCTGCGGCACGCGCGCGGCGCGCCCGGCTGAAATCCCGTTCGGCGAAGAAGTGATGGACGCGGATCAACTCGGGCAGGCCACGCGCATCCCACGCGATTTTATCGTGGTCGGGGCCGGCGTCATCGGGTTGGAATACGCCTCGATGCTCGCGGCGCTTGACATCAAAGTGACCATCATTGACCAGCGGCCCGCGATACTGGACTTTGTAGATCACGAGATCGTTGAAACGCTGAGCTATCACCTGCGGCGACAGGACGCCGTCTTTCGTTTGGGCGAAAAGGTCACCTCGGTCGCGGTCAACCGGCGAGGTCAAGTGCAAGTCGAGTTGGATAGCGGCAAACGCCTGCGCGCGGAAGGACTGCTGTACGCCGCCGGACGGCAGGTCAATACAGACCTGCTTGATTTGGCGGCAGCCGGTCTGGAGGCTGACGAGCGTGGCCGGATCGCGGTCAACGAGCATTTTCAGTCAGCCGTCGCTCACATTTATGCCGCAGGTGATTGCATCGGCTTTCCGTCGCTGGCCGCCACGTCAATGGAGCAGGGGCGACTGGCGGCAAGTCATATGTTCGGGCAGCCGACAGCTAGCCGCCCGTCGCTGTTGCCTTACGGCATCTACACTATCCCGGAAATCTCTATGGTCGGGCGGACGGAGCAGGAACTGACCGCCGCCGGCATGCCCTACGAAACGGGCGTGGCGCGCTATGAAGAGGTCGCCAAAGGGCAAATCGTCGGAGACGAGACCGGGATGTTGAAGATTCTCTTCCATCCCGACACCTTGAAGGTGCTGGGCGTCCACGCCATCGGGGAGAATGCGACCGAAATCATTCACATCGGTCAGACGTTAATGGCGCTGGACGGCACGATTGAGTTTTTCCGCGACAGCGTCTTCAACTATCCGACGTTCGCCGAGGCATACAAGGTGGCCGGGCTCAATGGGCTGAATAAGCTCTGA
- a CDS encoding tetratricopeptide repeat protein — MRKLLLSLFIALVLAFVGQAQSKYRPSAPANPYHEADSLFTFGESTERDKQSLAVIERVLATGTTEYQWLWRAARVYYYVGDEAANSEKLAYFQKGMAVAERAVAAEPNAVEGHFWLAANYGGFSEQKGALKALQMVKKIRAEMETVLRLNDRYQDGGAYLALGEMDKELPRIVGGNLNRAITRLEQGLKVAPNNLEIKLAMAEAYLEDGRKEDARRQLQEIISRPVNPSRAKSERDVREKARKMLAKF; from the coding sequence ATGCGTAAATTGCTTTTATCTCTCTTCATCGCATTGGTGCTGGCATTTGTCGGGCAGGCGCAATCCAAATACCGTCCTTCTGCGCCCGCAAATCCGTATCACGAAGCCGATTCGCTGTTCACCTTTGGCGAAAGCACGGAACGCGACAAACAGTCGCTGGCTGTTATCGAACGGGTTTTGGCAACCGGAACCACGGAATATCAATGGTTATGGCGCGCCGCGCGGGTTTATTACTACGTCGGGGATGAAGCAGCGAACAGCGAAAAGCTGGCTTATTTCCAAAAAGGGATGGCTGTGGCTGAACGCGCCGTCGCCGCTGAGCCGAACGCTGTCGAAGGGCATTTCTGGCTGGCGGCAAATTACGGCGGTTTCAGCGAACAAAAAGGCGCGTTGAAGGCTTTGCAGATGGTCAAAAAAATTCGCGCCGAAATGGAAACAGTGTTGCGCTTGAATGACCGTTACCAGGATGGCGGAGCATATTTGGCGCTGGGCGAAATGGACAAGGAATTGCCGCGCATTGTCGGCGGCAACCTGAACCGTGCAATTACGCGACTGGAACAAGGATTGAAAGTCGCGCCAAACAATCTGGAAATCAAACTGGCGATGGCTGAAGCTTATCTCGAAGACGGGCGCAAGGAAGATGCGCGCCGCCAGTTGCAGGAAATCATCAGCCGCCCGGTCAACCCATCTCGCGCCAAATCGGAGCGCGACGTGCGGGAAAAAGCCCGGAAAATGCTGGCTAAATTTTGA